One part of the Solanum dulcamara chromosome 8, daSolDulc1.2, whole genome shotgun sequence genome encodes these proteins:
- the LOC129901691 gene encoding 2-oxoisovalerate dehydrogenase subunit alpha 1, mitochondrial-like, with amino-acid sequence MASWFLRSLNNHGIIRKLPMAFSGESTAVIVRRRFGSMEAGQKLDPYSCEEDYRDNICHQNQDLDFPGGKIPLTSQMKFISEASDKRLPCYRVLNDDGSLISNTIHDQLGEEVAVNMYSAMVTLKTMDTFLYEAQRQGRISFYMTSFGEEAINIASAAALSPRDFVLPQYREAGVLLWRGFTVQECTNQCFGNKDDKGKGRQMPVHYGSNKHNVITISSPLATQISQAAGVGYSLKMDKTDACSVAFTGEGATSEGDFHAGLNFAAVMEAPVIFICRNNGWAISTPVHEQFRSDGVVAKGLGYGIRSIRVDGNDVIAVYNAVREARNMAISEERPILVEAMTYRVGHHSTSDDSTKYRPTNEIEYWKIARCPISMFRKYIHRNGWWSDDHESELYRNVKRQVLEAIKTAEGMEKPALTELFSDVYEQMPPNLHEQERSIRDAIKKYPKDYPTDLHVQL; translated from the exons ATGGCAAGTTGGtttttaagaagtttaaatAATCATGGCATCATAAGAAAGCTACCGATGGCTTTTTCCGGCGAGTCAACCGCCGTTATCGTGCGGAGACGTTTTGGGTCGATGGAAGCTGGACAGAAACTGGATCCATACAGTTGTGAGGAGGATTATCGTGACAATATCTGTCACCAAAATCAG GATTTAGATTTTCCAGGTGGAAAAATTCCATTGACATCACAGATGAAGTTTATTTCAGAAGCATCGGATAAGAGACTACCGTGCTATCGAGTTCTAAATGACGATGGCTCTCTAATTTCTAATACCATACATGACCAG TTAGGGGAAGAAGTAGCTGTGAACATGTACAGTGCCATGGTTACTCTGAAGACAATGGATACATTCCTTTATGAAGCACAAAGGCAAGGGAGGATTTCCTTCTATATGACCTCTTTTGGTGAAGAAGCTATCAATATTGCTTCTGCTGCTGCTCTATCTCCACGTGACTTTGTATTACCTCAA TATCGAGAAGCAGGGGTGTTACTATGGCGTGGCTTCACAGTTCAAGAATGCACAAATCAGTGTTTTGGGAATAAGGATGATAAAGGGAAAGGCAGGCAAATGCCAGTACATTATGGTTCTAACAAACACAATGTTATTACCATATCTTCACCTTTGGC TACTCAGATATCTCAGGCTGCTGGCGTGGGTTATTCTCTGAAAATGGATAAAACGGATGCTTGTTCTGTTGCTTTTACAGGGGAGGGTGCAACTAGTGAG GGAGATTTTCATGCTGGATTGAACTTTGCAGCTGTTATGGAAGCTCCTGTTATCTTCATATGCCGGAATAATGGATGGGCCATAAGCACCCCTGTACACGAACAGTTTCGAA GTGATGGCGTTGTGGCAAAGGGGCTAGGTTATGGAATACGAAGTATTCGCGTAGATGGGAATGATGTAATTGCAGTTTATAATGCTGTTCGTGAAGCTCGTAATATGGCAATTAGTGAGGAAAGACCAATACTAGTTGAG GCAATGACGTATCGAGTGGGACACCATTCGACATCTGATGATTCCACAAAGTATCGCCCAACGAATGAAATAGAATACTGGAAAATAGCCAGATGCCCCATTTCCATGTTCAGAAAATATATCCACAGAAATGGTTGGTGGAGTGACGATCACGAATCTGAACTCTACAGAAATGTCAAGAGACAG GTATTAGAGGCAATTAAAACAGCAGAAGGAATGGAGAAACCTGCATTGACAGAATTATTTAGTGATGTGTATGAACAAATGCCACCTAATCTCCATGAGCAAGAAAGGTCTATAAGAGATGCAATCAAGAAATATCCTAAAGACTACCCTACCGATCTTCATGTACAGCTTTAA